The following coding sequences are from one Mytilus trossulus isolate FHL-02 chromosome 8, PNRI_Mtr1.1.1.hap1, whole genome shotgun sequence window:
- the LOC134681219 gene encoding golgin subfamily A member 6-like protein 7 isoform X1 has translation MATKTTRNVSGRAGVRPLGSIKHNTGNDRIPKLPSFTKSAEKSKMENVGIHGNAMNVPPPKAKEDVKPKTQSAKSDSSSSTKSVENMVDKKELQEAKAREKDLLKKIAELQKIIEELKEQIIEKDQTINGLENQLREQEQTYKDKLDEEKQLHSNTKNSLESLRKELEASKEENKRIAKRNEELLNKFKNEMDEKLKDITDLKDKELALRDEKLNRLKKQMADALKGNSWERQQQLEELTKELARLQEECDTLRMKLKSFKSKGSCPNCSDSNGKLERLFIECKEKDKTIKDLKILVTKFEKQLNQQDALLKNLGESKGHKVNYKP, from the exons ATGGCTACTAAAACAACACGAAATGTTAGTGGAAGAGCAGGTGTACGTCCCCTCGGCTCTATTAAACACAATACAGGAAATGACAGAATCCCAAAACTTCCATCTTTTACCAAATCTGCGGAGAAAAGTAAAATGGAGAATGTTGGAATACATGGGAATGCTATGAATGTGCCGCCACCTAAAGCTAAAGAGGATGTTAAGCCAAAAACACAATCAGCCAAGTCGGATTCAAGTTCGAGTACAAAATCTGTGGAAAATATGGTAGATAAAAAGGAACTGCAAGAAGCAAAG GCAAGAGAAAAAGATTTGTTGAAGAAAATAGCTGAACTACAAAAAATTATAGAGGAACTGAAAGAACAGATTATAGAAAAAGACCAAACTATTAATGGTCTGGAAAATCAGTTAAGAGAACAG GAGCAAACATATAAAGACAAATTAGATGAAGAAAAACAACTACATAGCAATACAAAGAACAGTCTAGAGAGTTTACGAAAGGAATTAGAGGCCAGTAAAGAGGAGAACAAACGCATAGCCAAACGCAATGAagaattattgaataaattcaaaaatgag atggatgaaaaattaaaagatatcaCAGACTTAAAGGATAAGGAATTAGCGTTACGAGATGAAAAACTCAACAGACTGAAAAAACAAATGGCTGACGCATTAAAAGGAAACTCATg gGAAAGACAACAGCAATTAGAGGAATTAACAAAAGAGTTGGCACGGTTACAAGAGGAATGTGACACACTTAGAATGAAACTAAAATCGTTTAAATCAAAG GGATCCTGTCCAAATTGCAGTGACTCAAATGGTAAACTTGAAAGACTTTTTATTGAGTgcaaagaaaaagacaaaacaattaaagatcTGAAAATTCTAGTGactaaatttgaaaaacaactAAATCAGCAAGatgcattactgaaaaactTGGGTGAAagcaaaggtcacaaggtcaactATAAACCATAG
- the LOC134681219 gene encoding golgin subfamily A member 6-like protein 7 isoform X2 encodes MATKTTRNVSGRAGVRPLGSIKHNTGNDRIPKLPSFTKSAEKSKMENVGIHGNAMNVPPPKAKEDVKPKTQSAKSDSSSSTKSVENMVDKKELQEAKAREKDLLKKIAELQKIIEELKEQIIEKDQTINGLENQLREQEQTYKDKLDEEKQLHSNTKNSLESLRKELEASKEENKRIAKRNEELLNKFKNEMDEKLKDITDLKDKELALRDEKLNRLKKQMADALKGNSWERQQQLEELTKELARLQEECDTLRMKLKSFKSKGSCSNCSKLSLKNEELQKDNKEKEKLVKDLKGLLTKFEFQLKQQEQLMLLVEDSKGLKSTKLK; translated from the exons ATGGCTACTAAAACAACACGAAATGTTAGTGGAAGAGCAGGTGTACGTCCCCTCGGCTCTATTAAACACAATACAGGAAATGACAGAATCCCAAAACTTCCATCTTTTACCAAATCTGCGGAGAAAAGTAAAATGGAGAATGTTGGAATACATGGGAATGCTATGAATGTGCCGCCACCTAAAGCTAAAGAGGATGTTAAGCCAAAAACACAATCAGCCAAGTCGGATTCAAGTTCGAGTACAAAATCTGTGGAAAATATGGTAGATAAAAAGGAACTGCAAGAAGCAAAG GCAAGAGAAAAAGATTTGTTGAAGAAAATAGCTGAACTACAAAAAATTATAGAGGAACTGAAAGAACAGATTATAGAAAAAGACCAAACTATTAATGGTCTGGAAAATCAGTTAAGAGAACAG GAGCAAACATATAAAGACAAATTAGATGAAGAAAAACAACTACATAGCAATACAAAGAACAGTCTAGAGAGTTTACGAAAGGAATTAGAGGCCAGTAAAGAGGAGAACAAACGCATAGCCAAACGCAATGAagaattattgaataaattcaaaaatgag atggatgaaaaattaaaagatatcaCAGACTTAAAGGATAAGGAATTAGCGTTACGAGATGAAAAACTCAACAGACTGAAAAAACAAATGGCTGACGCATTAAAAGGAAACTCATg gGAAAGACAACAGCAATTAGAGGAATTAACAAAAGAGTTGGCACGGTTACAAGAGGAATGTGACACACTTAGAATGAAACTAAAATCGTTTAAATCAAAG GGATCTTGCAGTAATTGTAGcaaattgtcattaaaaaatgaGGAACTTCAGAAAGATAataaagagaaagaaaaattagtaaaagaCTTGAAAGGATTAttgacaaaatttgaatttcaattaaaacaacaaGAGCAGTTGATGCTATTGGTAGAAGATTCTAAAGGTCTCAagtcaacaaaattaaaataa